Below is a genomic region from Argiope bruennichi chromosome 11, qqArgBrue1.1, whole genome shotgun sequence.
taaattttctatttttaatgaatttccaaaaGAATATCATAACTATActtttcaactatttattttacgcaaaattaaaataaaatttaatttgcacgaGCACATTACACAtacatcgaaaaaaaattagcttttatgaaagtgttgccatcacattgatgaaagctcaaattaaaaaataagttaactgcTACTGAAAATTAATCAAGATCTAGATTAATTTTCTAGATTTAAATCtagaatattataatttccaGCACATGtctgtttgaaatgaaataaatgggaaatatgatattttctttaaaaaattacaagaaatatttttctatgactttttacaatatctatattattaaatcgataaatatgtgatatttaaagcaaatatgtatatacataataTCCACTCTAATTAGGACACAGCAgctattttgaaaacatttaatttttcatatgctaaatgaagtaaataatattttatgtaattttagtcATGCTCTGATGTAtcatgaattctaaatttttacaaagatCCTGTGCCCTTTGAATtatctttaacaaaataattttgggacactaatattttaaattaaaaatagttgtacaccaatcaattaattaattattactgaaattgaccgattaatgaaaatttgaatatcactattgtatgaaaaacgttttattttaaaccatttcatcGAACTTCTCAAAGAAGACAATCATCTTCTCAGGTTTTTCAAGAGTGATTggcctagattatgaaaatgttgattgctttAACGTTGCAACATTGAAAATTGAGTAAATCGGTCAGGTTTGATCGCAGAAGagagaaaagtttatttatttaaaaaatggagtatcaagaatatttttcagaatatgattccttaggaccaaagcactgtctaaaatttaaacatcatGATTTTTTGAAGTACAGATGtagatcgaaaaaaaaattattgccatcatttaaatccttttaaaaataaaactaaaaactgaattttacgatgaatccgtgaattttttgttgaataattctttgagatattataaattatgaaaattattctgtagcgcacataagacttcaatgcggGACCGACTAtgttttcagttttcatatttttttttaaagactccattggtattattaaaaaaaaaatcgtctttttaaattacagtttaatcaactccactttaatttaaaattgaattttacaggCTCTGATAGATAATTAGAGagagaaatgcattaaaatgaacaaaacgGCAGAAGTCTACATAGTATTACAagtgatatatattattatcaaaatttgaagctgaaAATACTATTATGAGAccaagtaacataaaatatttgacaattttagcgagcattaatactggcgaaccggctggtctccaaaggcggctagtttacaatatacaagaaaaaccttaaaaagaaaattaatagacgAGCTGTTTTTGAATcgaatctttaaaattatctcccagaaaaatgaaatttttatgtcttCTGATTCCAAATCTTGATAATTTGTGGTAAGAacttaatataaaattccttgccatttattattatttccttcctaaatctttttatttttcttggctGGCCTTTCTATTAATTCTTCATCCGGTTGTCCACTTGGTTGAAAATCCATTGTATCCATCTGATTTACTTCGTTGCAATTTGAGAAGTCCCGGCTTAAATATCGTTCATCATATTAGTGAAACGTTCGAGTATTTCCAACTCTAATAGTGAagcaaaaattgaattgaatgttACCGCGAATTTTTCTCTGCCTTCTTTGGACAGCCTAGATTCgcgaataaaaaattccaaacaatCCCATTTGCCTTCTTCCATTAGATCGCAACAATGGTTCAGAATTATATCATTCAAGAAAAATTCCAATGTTTCCGCAGGGTCCATATTTCTAAACACAAATTTGAACATTTCaggattttcatttgtaaaaaactcatttaaataaaatgtggaatGTCTCGAATCCTTAGGCATGACCAGCAAAAGATCCCAAAGTAGTTTCCgtgattgatattttaattgaaattgtcgGTACAGATAATAAGGCAGACTTTCATAATCGGATCTCTGAAAATACGGTAATGCAAGCTTTGCAACTTCGATCAAAACATCTTGCCTTGGCCAAATCAGAAAGATTTTAAGGACAGCACCGGGTGAATCTTCAAGAACCTTCTGAAATTGTTCTACATTCAACTGTGACAACAAATAACAGGAAACATCATAGTATAGTTTAAAGAAGGGGCCACCTTCTACTACTACAGCTTGGGCCGTTCTCAATAATGACGCATCTTTTTCCTCACaagttaacttttcaaaaaaatattgagttgCTGTTTCATAACCTTTGTatgcaaaaaattcaaaagcatattGATAGATAGAGGAGAAGCGTCTTTCCGCTCCCATGTGAAAGCTATCTATCTTATATTCTCGTCCGCTTAGGATGCAAGTCCAAAAAACAATGATTTCTGACGGTGGATCATATCTATCAGGATCTCCATtgttaaaaaaagactttttactCAGCGGGGGCAATTTTTGCCAGAGGTCTTGAATATCGTCTTCAAGGCAATACAGACAAGCTAACCAAAATCGGCGGTCGATGCTCAAGTTTTCATCGCGGATAATTGCCTCAGCTGTTTTCCGATAATTTACAGTTCCCATATAAGTCCAATGGACgtgtttcatatattttccatTGTAAAATCTTGAATGACTcagctttaaaaatgtttcatggaACCTCAACCAGTCACGTGCTTCTTGGAAAATAAGATTCATTATATTAACTAACGGCCCCCTCATTGATTCGGGTAACCCGAGTTCGGCTACAATGCTTTTGAATTGTTCATCTCTTGATACCACCCTTTTCTCGCCATGTTCATTTTCCACCGTTATTTGGTACATATACTTGAAAGGGTCACTAAGCAAAAGAACAGCCACTCTTCTTAGAGAAATATCTTCGAGGCTCAGTCTGCGAAGACTTTTGAGTTGGTAATCAATTGGATTTGCCATTGTCATAAATTGTCGTTTCACCTTTTGAAACACTGACACGTCAAAGTTATTCGTTCCCACTAAGACTAGCTATCAACAAAATCACGTTAACGCTCCAAATGCCGTTAAAAATGCcgattgaaagataaataaagtcctttttatatcttttaaaagtaGGATTCTTTTTCTGGAACGTAGTCTATATAATAGCACATGTTGagttcagagaaatttttatttttttaatttcgtctCCTGTCTTTGTCTGCCATGATGCTTGCTCCCTGTAAAGAAAGAATAAACTAGATTATTgaaaaagatcattaaaaaaaaatcagggtctcattaaaactttctcgcacactctctcaTAAAGGCGTCATTTCTGAAAACGCTTTACATTACATTCGCGCATAATAGCTGCGCAATATTAACTGCTGACTTAGCATTTTAAGTTCCTTTTCTTTCATTCTTAGCGAATGTTTcggcgattaatctctggtatgcagttaacagtatccaaaaaccaaatttgtgtttcagacaaatttttct
It encodes:
- the LOC129957404 gene encoding uncharacterized protein LOC129957404, producing the protein MTMANPIDYQLKSLRRLSLEDISLRRVAVLLLSDPFKYMYQITVENEHGEKRVVSRDEQFKSIVAELGLPESMRGPLVNIMNLIFQEARDWLRFHETFLKLSHSRFYNGKYMKHVHWTYMGTVNYRKTAEAIIRDENLSIDRRFWLACLYCLEDDIQDLWQKLPPLSKKSFFNNGDPDRYDPPSEIIVFWTCILSGREYKIDSFHMGAERRFSSIYQYAFEFFAYKGYETATQYFFEKLTCEEKDASLLRTAQAVVVEGGPFFKLYYDVSCYLLSQLNVEQFQKVLEDSPGAVLKIFLIWPRQDVLIEVAKLALPYFQRSDYESLPYYLYRQFQLKYQSRKLLWDLLLVMPKDSRHSTFYLNEFFTNENPEMFKFVFRNMDPAETLEFFLNDIILNHCCDLMEEGKWDCLEFFIRESRLSKEGREKFAVTFNSIFASLLELEILERFTNMMNDI